The Apostichopus japonicus isolate 1M-3 chromosome 6, ASM3797524v1, whole genome shotgun sequence genome contains a region encoding:
- the LOC139969211 gene encoding uncharacterized protein, whose translation MSLLKVIALVLAFTTVTTLASPSNLKDASEADFLSELFKRDDGFDEKALIPEDRGYWKDLDNYVKAHKTRGISDDQGLPDALSERLAELSLDDDFGSKVFDMVARDLKMKGLQYEGEDLPDRFEDLTPLQRRR comes from the exons ATGTCGCTTCTCAAAGTTATCGCTCTGGTTCTGGCCTTTACCACTGTCACCACTCTGG CGTCCCCATCAAACTTGAAAGATGCCTCAGAGGCAGACTTTCTCTCGGAACTGTTTAAACGAGATGATGGATTTGACGAGAAAGCTCTAATCCCCGAAGATCGCGGATATTGGAAGGACCTTGACAACTATGTCAAGGCACACAAGACTCGGGGTATCTCTGACGATCAAGGACTTCCGGATGCTTTAAGTGAGAGACTCGCAGAGTTGAGCTTGGATGACGACTTTGGCAGTAAAGTATTTGATATGGTTGCCAGAGATTTAAAGATGAAGGGGCTGCAATACGAAGGCGAAGACCTACCTGACCGTTTTGAAGATTTAACTCCTTTGCAACGTCGACGTTGA